GGGAACATCATCCCCAAACAAGCCGATGACAATCCTCCCAACATTCTTCCCCACAGGATTCCCAATGCTTATGTCAAAGTAGACCTTGTTTGTGACTTTGGACTGAATATCTGCTTCCTGCAGAGGGCGGAAGAACCAAATCAGTACCATGAAATACATCCAATCCATCCTATTGCGCCTTACAAACTGAGACAGCAGAATAGGTACACATGAACCAAATGTGACCGCAAAGCTACCCTGTTTAGTTCcccccaaactcccaactttgacactatgcaaaaagaagattccccatcacatcaaatttgcggtacatgcatggagtactaaatgtagacgaaatcaaaaactaattgcacagttttgttgttttgttgtactttgcgagacaaatcttttgagcctagtcaatatttggacaataattcacaaatacaaacgaaacgctacagtgtgctacagtgctagcacagtgattttggaaacccaaaatcaggcaactaaacaaggctagCCCACCGTGTCAACTAATACAGTAGCACATCTGCTTCTTCGTGCAAGTAATGGCTAGAGTGGTAATCATGCATACAACTATTAGATTCAATCAATTTATCAGAGTGAACAAGACACCTAAATCATCAATGATGAACTTCAATTTGCACTTCTATCCCATGATTATGAAACTAATAAAGACAAATAAAATCTAATAAAACAAATGGCCAGGATTGCAGTTTAGCTTCCTTAAACGATAATCTCCCTGGTACAATGGGGACACCACTTGAGAGATGCAAACTTTACCGCAGGCCCAGTAGCCATACGTTACCAggtatagtttttttttaagaaaaggaGGAAATCAGCAGCGGTAAAGATGGCACCTTGGGTTCAGCGCTGGCGGATGTGACGAAGCGCGCGCGGCTGTGGGAAGGGGAAGGCGCGAGGCCCCCGGAGAAGGAGACGGCCTGTGAGGGGAGGCGGGCAGCGCGGAGGGAcaggggcggcgaggaggccttGGAGGCGAGGAGGGCCCGCTGCCCGGATGCCGCAGCCGCCGTCGCAGGTCGCGAGATGGcctgaaaacaacaaaagaggGTCCAGGGATTGAGAGCTTGGAAGAGGTGGCGTAGAGATAAGGAGGAGAAGCTGGGAGCTTACGAGGGAGGCGAAGGAAGTAGCAGCCGCCGCCATTGAGGGGGTTGGAGAGGGGAAGGAGATGGTTGCTGGAGAATGGAGACTCCACTCCGCCGGGGGATAGAGTAGATAACAAAGTGATACGCAAAATTCTCTTTACAGATGAGCCCCCAGATATTATGGTGAAAATTACGTCGAGGTCCTTAGGTAACACCTGAATGCGCACACCACTCCACGGCCAGTTCGGCAGACTTTTTTGCTGGTAACGGCACAACCTTGCAATTTCTTTTGCTATCCCGTGAGTAGTGTTGGCAACATTTGAGACATTATGTAGGGTCCAAAATTACCATTTTAacgtttctctttttttaaaattcGACATTTTCTTCTACTGTTAGAGATAGGTTAGTTAGGATAGGAATGGGGCTAGAGCTTCAATTGTCAGTTGTCACCGGCAAGTTTGGAAGGGAGGGCATGTCGATGAGGAGATCACACGGTTCATTTTAGGAAAATAGAGTTTCCTTGGATGGTATAATTCAGATTTTCATTTTCAACTAAGAATTAAACTTTCaagttcattttttttgttcttagTTCATGATTTTTCAAGTACTCCGATCATATTATAATTATTTAGTTTTGAAAATCAATATTTAAAGTTTATATAAATTAGCAGATGTTAATAGAGTCGTATAAAAATTGTAACTCATCACCCTTTCTATTTAATATAAtactttttctaaatttttgctaGGCAAAGTTAACAAAGTTTTATTTgtgaaaaaggaagaaaaatgttggCTAGGCCAACACTCCAATTCCGAGTCAGCATTTACGGTCATCAGTGAGTCACCAGGGTGAGCAGCTGTTTGCACAGGTCCTAGGGTTAGAGACTCCAAACCTTCCACCCCATCCCATGGCGACGACGCGGCGATCTCTCCTCGTCCTCCTTGTCGTCGCCGTGCTCGCCACCACTGCAGCCGCTGCCGTAGGGGATGCGCCGTTCGTGGTGGCATGCAAGAAGGTGGCTCTctcccgccccggccccggcgtcaAGCGCCTCGTCATCACCCTCGGCCTCTACAACCAGGGCGCCGCGTCAGTCCTCGTCTCCTTTTGCCAGATCTCTCTCACAGGTTCCCTGGAAGCATGCAAGGCCAACAAGGACGCCTCGATTTGTTATCTAACGATTAACATTGGCTACCGGTGTTAACACCGTGTCAGCACTTAGCAACTACCACTTCATTGAACTGGATATTTCATCCTTAAACTTGCGCAAGCTTGTGTCATCCCGATTCCTATActctgaaaatgcatttttatgTCCTAAACTAAGTTTTAGGTCTCAAAGGTGGTCCAAATGGGTCTGGACCCGCACCCACACGTGGACGTGGCGTGGTGACATGGCTGGACCGTCCATAGGGTCCACATGCACACTAGAGACCAGACTTCAGGCCGATGCCGCGCATGAAGTCCGGCTCGATAGCAGCAGCACCAATGCCGGCGTCGACACCGTTTGGGACAACACTGTCAGCTCGACGCTGAGGTACCTCCACGTTGAGATTCAGCACGTACGGCTGCTGCTGTTCAGCGTCCCAGTTCTTGTCCTCAGCCTTGGAAGCGGCCGTCTCGTATGTGATGAACATAAGGACCTCGACGAGTGACTCTAATAAACATCACGGATAACGGGGTTGAAGATGGCCATGAAGAGCATGGTGCCGACGGCATCATCGCCGGGCAGTGGTGCGAGCGCGCGAGTTGATGAAGACCGCGAGCCGCGCATTGGCGTCTTCTGCCATTTGCGCCCATACGCATGTTGTTTCTCCCGTTGTGCTCAACAAGTTGTTAGTCGTGGCTTTGGTGGCGCATGGACAACGCACGCCAGGTGCTCGATCTTATGCTTAAGCCAGTGCCTCACCTTCGCAGCGTCCATGGTCGTCTCCATCCCTgcctcctcggcctcgccgtctCTGTCAATGCGGCTCTGGCCATGGCACCTCCTTCGCACGCGCGACGGCGGCAGCTTGATATGGGCACATGTAGTGACAGGACCGGGGAGTAGCTCGACGTAGAGGACGGAGAAGCCGAGGCAGGCGACCATGAGCTCGTCATGCATGCGGCATGCCAAGTtgccacaaccacgaagatGGCGCGGCCTACAGCACCGCCGCTCTCCCCAGCTCGCGAGATTGCCACCtgccgctcttcctcctccgctcgcTGGCGAGGACTAAGAGATGATGCTCGCCCTTTCCACGTCGACTCCATGTTGGCATGAGGCGCACAGCATGGGAACCCGATTGGACCATGGTGAGACCCAAACAGAGTTTAGGAATACAAAAGTGCATTTCAAGAGTATAGGGACCGGAATGACACAACCGCGTAAGTTTAAGGACTGCTCGTGAACTTTACTCTTTAAGAGTTAATTCTAGATTGCTTCTTAAAAGAAAAGACTCCCTTGACGGCATCTCCAATAGTATAGGTATTGTAGCACCTGCAGTTGACCACATTGTTTGGAGTGCAGATTCTGTGTTAATTTCGACTGATTAGGGGGCATTGTTGATCATGAACATGGCTACAAGTTTACAGCTTGGAGAATCCAGCAAACACCCACCACTCTTGTACTGAGTTATCGACGCCTGTAGTTTAAATTGTGTCTGAGTGAAAGTGCAACTAAATTCTCACTTCAAATAAATTAAACGTGTACTTGGAGAGTAGCTATGTTTTTTCTAGAGGGTCTTCACTTGTGAAATGCTATCCATTTCATTAGCGGTATGGATGCTATGTTACTGTCCTAATCTAGTATACACTAGCTGAACATGTACTTTGGTATCGGTCTACTGTTTTTCTTACCGTACTGGAATCTGGAGCCAAAATTGCATCGAAACATTCACCTTGGCTACTGAATCACAGAGCGACATTTGCATCGTTCTCTCCCTTTTGTTATTTCAGCAGGAGAACCAAGCAATTCATCACGATATTCTGCATTGGTGTCACTACTGATTTATTTAAATTATAATTTTGCAGGACTGCGTATGATGTTAGCCTGAATGATGGTTCTTGGCCACGGGAAGCATTTGAGATTGTCTCTGGAAGCACCTCAAAGATAGTCGAAAAGCTTGATCCGTGAGTAATTGGTTCCTAATGCATTTTGCTGCCATTGCCATGCCTACATTTTTCCTTGCCACTTAAGCTTTTGTTTTTCCAGCGGTGCCACTGCTTCCCACAACTTTGTTCTGGAGACAAAAGTACAGGGCAGGTTTCAGGGTTCTCCTGCGATTATTAAGTACCGTGTTCTCACAAACGACGCACTTCAGGTGTGTTTCTTTTACGTAGTTAGTTTTTTTATGCATATGATATCTGTGAATAATAGTTGTTTCATATTTAACTAGAGCACCTAGATGAATACTAAGAGAATTGGTTATGGTAAATCAGATATTAGTACGATTTGGTTACTGAACTTAATAAAACTTGCCATTTCAAACAATTAATACATCAGTGCTGACTGCTGACTGGTAATCAGCACACAACGAGTAAATGGTGCTTTTGCTTTAGGACTGCAGTGTTATCCTGTCATTTCATAGATCAGCAAGGGGCTATCCAATGGGCCAAATAGCTAATTACTTCTTACTATGCCTAAAGACATTGTGAACTGTGTTCTTGTGGTGATTTTCTGTCCCTCGAGTTAACTAACTTGTTTTCTGTTCTGAAGGAGGCCTATTCGACGCCCATCTTCCCACTTGACATCCTTGCTGAGACACCCCCACAGCGGAAGTTTGAATCGGTTAGTAACGCGTATTACAGTACTCAGTTTACTTCTATACAGAATCTTTCTCTGATTCAGATGTTTAATTCCTGTACCTTTGGTGCTGTCACTCAACTTTCTGGACTTGTGCCATTTGCATCTGGACCTTTCAGGCTAAGGTATTATGGTTATCCTCTATTTTCGATCACCTTAATATTGCACCAAAGTACCACAAACTCATGGGCTATTTCACACTGTTGGTTTGCAGAGACTTGTTGGAAAATACGGGTCGCTGGTGTCAGTTGTTTCCTTTGTTGGTATGTTTGTGTACCTGGTCACCAGCCTTTCAAAATCGAGTGCTGCAAAAGGAAGCAAGGAAGCGCTGAATAGATATTTGACAGCAATTGGTTTGCATCCAAGAATCTTCACAAATTTTGAGTTACCTCAATGCGCTAGTGTGATGAAGTAGCGAGTACTAAAATGTCGTTGATTTTGGCCCTTTTGTAGTTGAACATCTCAGGTGAAATCTGAGCTGCCTGTCTTTAACAAGAGTAGATGTTATAATACTCTGAACCAGCACTCATAGCTTTTGTTTACTTTTTATATTGCTTTATGGGATGACTAATTCCTGAATCCTGATATGTTTGCTATGTATTACTGACATTGGACGTGAGATGTTGATAGTAAGGTCAACTGGACTTGCAGGGAGTTGGTCAGTTGCTGGTGCCTGGTGACTTGATCGTTGCCTCTCTTGCTGTCTGTCACGTAGAGCTTAGGTCAGCGCCTCAGCTCAATCCTCTCCTGCCCAAGCAAGCTGCAATCATCTACTTACCACCAAATGGATCAATCTGAAGGGCAGGTCCAACAAACGAGTAATTTCAAAATGCCACCTCTCTTCTCAAATTATAACATTGCTTAAAAGCGTACCGTGACCATCGAACCTTTCCAAAACTCGGTCCAACAACAGAGCATGAAGAGCAGAACAATGTATTTAACTATGTATGTACATACATGAAGGACACAGCACGGCCCTCCTTATCATTCATTATCCGTTGCTCAAAATCAACGTCAGGACCAGTACACGAAGATGCTACTACGTATCATGTCCCGGCCAATTCAATTCAATCAAATTTACACCATCCACAAATCATAGTGGTACATAAGGGAAAAAAAGGTTGCATTCAACTGTGAATATCATTCCATCCTGTTCAAGATCCGTGACTATGTACGAATGGATGCTTGCGGCACCGTAGGCAATCCCAGTTCATCCTCCTGCATcaaatcaaaaaagaaaaacaagcaaaCCGTAAGTACAGGTCCACCATGGAGACACTTTATGCCGCTGCAGGCAACCAAACTAGGCGCCAGCTTGAATGGTGCACCACTGGAGACCCAGATGCCAGTTCAGTATCTAGATGTCTGGGTAGTTATTTCAGGCATCTAAATTGAGTTGCATGCATCTACAACAGAAATAGGTGTTCCAAACACAGCGGATCAGATACACCTGTAGTTGTTCCCATGCTCCCTTCCTATGTAAGTTGGTAACCTTCAAATGCAATTCAGGTGCCCATTTTCTCCTAGCCAACAATATGACATCTTCTATATGCTCGTCACATTTTCTTATCTGTTGTTCATTGGATAAAGTATAGTGTGCTCAATTTTCTGGACCCATGATTGCGTGAACCAACTAAATATACAGTTTCTCACTAATTAGTGGTTAGTGCACATGACAAGTTAAAGAAAACCAAATAATTACTATGGCGAGCATGGAAAAGCAACACCAATATCCAAGTATGCAAAAATCTAAGATCAATCGCACAATTTTCACTACCTGCTGCTGGTGTGGTGGGGCTGCTGCATGGCCAGTTGGTGCAGCAGGTAAGTTGAGTTCAGATTCTTGATCTGGTTGAAGGTAAGATGGGACTGACTCTGATTCAAAGTCCATGTCAGCTTCCAGAGCATCAAGTTCTGCATTGTTCAAGAAACAATTATGAGAATGGCAGACAGAGAGTTAACATTTTCTTCCACCTTTCCAGCAAGGTATGCAGTTTGTAAATCTACACAGCCTTGCAAATTATCTAAGAAAAATCAAACTGCCAATATGAGCCTTACCCCCCATAAGTTCTTCCTCATCGATGTCATCAGGGACATTGTAGCTTCTACCAAGAGTTTCTTGTATTTCATTGCTAACGTCCATAAGATCCATCATCTCATCTTGCATGCTCTGTAGATTACAGAAGAGTACATATTCAGATGCAAAAGCAAATAGGAATATAAGCAACAAAGTGAATATGTGCATAAGGTGTTAATATTGGAAGCATGAGGAACCCGGTAAGATGGAAGAATGCTACTTACATCTATATCTTCGAGCTTCACAGTTTTCATCATTCCTTTCAGCTCTTTGTTGGCAGCCTTCATTGCAGTCATCTGTTCAGTGAAAAACACTTGGATGTTAGTCCAGGAATCTAGATGGAAGCTACCAACACAAATCAAGGTTCTTAGCATCAAGAGTTATACAGTTTGTTGAGCATCTTTAAGTCCCTCTGATGCAAAAGCAACTTGGTCAAGGTTGTATGTTTGGTTGTACAGCATATCACGCTGTCCTTCGTACCTGTAAGGAAAGCAACATACAGAGGGTGAGGGTAGGAAGTAGGAACTATAAGATAATTGGCGAATGGATGCAACAAATATTCTCCAAAATTTGTGAAGACTAAAAGTCAATTAAAGACTAAAAGAGTCTCGACATATTTCTGGAGGTAGAATAGCAATTCCATTTTCGCACTGCCTACAAGAAATTCTTGCTCCTCACTTTGGATGACCAACCACCTCCAAAGCACAATTTGGGTGGCCAATTTGTATGATGTTATATTTGTAAATAGGACCCCTAATGTATGTATGGATCTAGTAAGATATCGCAGGTACTATGTGTATTGAACGCAATGCAGCAGTGAACACATGGTGGAAAGTCATAATGTTAATTCGGCATAATCCCAAGCAGTTAACTAATAAAGATTATACGCAAACAGCATTGTAGGTAGGCTGACGTGAGGCTAGGTCAGAGTACTATCAATTTGGCATGAGCGAAGTAATTGCCGGATTGGTTTGTCTATAAAAAGTAAAAGTAATTAATGGACCGGCGGGGGCAAGAGAAAGAGATTTGAGTTTCTCACATCCTGCGCTGCTTGAGGACCCTCATGGCGCGTGCCTTGACGGCCTCCTGCGCGGGACCCGGGCGCGTCTTCTTGATCTGCTCCTTGTAGCGCGCGAGCTCGGCATCGAGCTTCTTGATCTTCTCATCGACGGTGTCCCCGCGCTTGGTGATCTGGTTGGGCGGAGCAAGACTACAGATTAGCCCTGCCTAACGAAGGAGAAACAAAGAACGCAATTAAGGAGGGGATTTGATTACGTACTCGGTCGGTTGCGTCCTGGATGGTGGGCGGCGGGTCCTtgttcttcttggcgccgaagATCTTCTTCATCGAATCCGGTGGAATCCAAGCGAGTCGACGGGATTGTTCGAAAAAAAAGGTGAGTCGAAGGGGGTTGGGGATTGTGGGATTGCGATTGCTGGGCGACGCGGGGTTGGGGTCGATCCTATCAAGGAACGTTGAAATCGACCGAGGGAGGGGAAATTTCCGTCTTGTTCTCAGGCGGTTATCTAGTTAGTTGTGTGgaagcttcctctccctctcttcttaCGGCTCGGTCggtctcctcctcgtcctcgggcaCCACACGGTTTCCTTGGATGGAATTGGCTGGCCCAATAGCCCAAGCGGTTGCAGTTTCCTCCTCCCTTGAAACTTGAATTATCAGTGGCCCAACTCATTACAAAGTCCTCTTCGTTGTCTTTGTTTCATACAAATATATGTGTTATATTAAATTATTAATCATCTCAAGAAAAAGCATCTAGTACTAACAGAAAAGTTGTAGTGGGATGTAAATTCGCATGCCTCCATACGATTAAGACCGAGAATTAGGTTGCAAGTAGGTTGTAAAGTTTCTCTTCTAAATAAGTAACACTTTAGTTCATTTATTTATCCTCCTAAATTAATTACATGGAATGtaattttagtttattttaccAAGTTTTTGGCTCAACCTAATGACCCAAAATATTATAGCTTGCATCCCTCCTCAGAATGTATAATCCAGTAGGATCCGGATGCATTGTTGACTCGACTACCGTAGAGTTGGGAGCCAAAACCAACACTGGTCACTAAGATTGTGGGACATGATCGAGGAGAACAATTTTATGTTAATTTATTGTTCAGCAGCCAGGAAGAGTAATTAATCAATCATGGCGCCTCTAATCATGCATCATGCGTGTGCTTCTTCCTTCTGCCTTAtccatccaaatatccgatccATCCATGGCAGCAGCCAAGCAGAGCACAGCAAGGCCAAGCAATTAACGTTAACCAAAACGGAATAGATGCCCAAAACTAGTTGATGTTTTGGATGCTATAACACATGTAGCTTGAGCGGTTACCTTAACTGacagttatttttctattttctctGTTCCTaattatagattattttaactttttataTTTGTAAATTTTATTAGGCACTTAGATATATGCTATATCTagatttataaaaaaattatatatctagaaaaagaaaaaatgatcCATAATTTGAGATGTAAGGAGTACTCCTAGAATGTATTTATATAAATTAATCTAAATTCGTCATTTATGATATGGAATTATCGTTGAGTTGGGTTAAAAAAGTTTAACATTAACCATTGTGATGCGGGGCATCtcgaaataaaaaaagatgacCAATTAATAATACTCCAGACAAGAACCCAGCCTACTACTCTTCATGCAATCATGCAAGTGAAACCACCGGCACGGTTTGGTTAATTTTAACTAAGACTCGGACGATTAAAAATAAGCAGTTGGCAGTGGCACACGCCCATAGGACAAGTAGTACTGGTGTTTTTCTGTACCGTGACCGTGACCGGGAGCAGTGCTTGGCAATGCCTCCACGGTTCCACCTGCAGACCACAGTTACCTTTGCAGTCGTGTCATTGCCTTTGCAGTCCAGCAGAGTCCAGGAGATGACGCCATCGCCTGCCACGTGACTGGATTACTGATTTAGGAGCTGTCACATggaatatttgatactaattaggctcaaatgAGACTCTAAGCATGGTAggtttaggagtattaaatatatgtaattacaaaactaattgcacagatagagtttaattcgcgagacgaatctattaagcctaattagtccataatttgacaatatggtgctacagtaaccatttgctaatgatggattgattaggcttaatagattcgtctcgcgaattagactccatctgtttAATTAGtgttataattagctcatatttaattcctaattaatatctgaacattcgatatgacactgctaaaatttagcaccggTATCCAAAGGGTGTCTCATGGCTCCGACTCTATAGGAAGAAACCCACATGGAACCGAAGGACCCACGTACCACTATTCAATGTGGGTTTCTTCCTCCTGTTCCTCTCTCACAAAACAAAGAAGAGATTGTGGGTCCTCCGGTTCCGGCTCTCCTGACAGCACAGTGACCCTTGTCAGAGGGAGCCAGAGCCGGTCAACACCCCACCAGGCCTTACAATACTGGATAGATGCTCCTATACCACGTAGAATAGTATATTCCTACTGCTAATTACTACTCCTTATGATTAATTAGAGTACATTCCTACTGCTAATTACGGTGGTAAAAATGGTATACTGAAGTTACCAATAATACTAATCAGGGGACTAACATGAGAGACTGATCAAAAGCAACAATAAGCGCAGGGACGCACTTGCGCGCCTGGCGGTCAAAGATGTTGTAAAACAAATCCtataaagaaaaaggaagattaGAAGTTCTAGTTATGGTCCGGTTGCTTATGAGTCTTTACAAAAACTCTAGATATAGTTCGGAGTATATATACGAGGGAGATCTTCATATCAAATTATCGATATTCAAAGAATAAAGAATAGTCCTCGTACGTATGTCTTGTCTACTTTCTACTATACTTGTGCTTGTCCTGGGAGACATGAGAGGGAGAAGATCCAATGGTTGACGACGTGTTTTACAAAACGTTATCAGCACGACCGCTCTTCGTTGACTACGCCGGAGGAGTCGCCATCAAGATTGACGCCGACGATCTCGCCATCGTCCTCGTCAACGACTACTTCGACGACGTCGACTAGCGAATGGATCTGCACCGACTCGCCGTCAAGCAGGCATGTCTACGATCATGCCTAAAGCCCTACGTGGTATGTATCTACTGGTAACTGCCTATGCGGTAAGTGGAGTAGATCAATTGGCATCATACAAACACAAGGTATGAATTATTAAAATCatatagtagatgagatctgtGCGCCGGCAATCGAGCTGGAAAATTGTTTTTTTACAATCTACTATTTGATCGGCCTGCATGCCTCGTGAGTATCTTTCCTTCCTGCCTGAATGCGAGAAGGACAACACCGGCATGAAGCTGGCATCGATACATCAGCACGTACAGCAGGAACCTagtttttgttttaaaaaaggGTATGAAACTCGCAGCGAATTGATCTACACGAATAGATTATCACAATCTAGCGTACCGAGAGGCTATAAAAAAAGGTATGAAACTCGCATGCAAACGGTGCTAGCGTACCGAGAGGCTGTAGATCACAATCGATACCTACGAGTCACCGCACCGACTCGTCGGCACACCATCGCTATTAAAACAGTGCCGTAGCCCCCTGAATTAAAACTGCAAAGTTCATTCCATCAAACCGCCGCAGCTTGAACCCAATGCCATGCAAGTTCATTGTGCGCTGCCTGaagacacgccggcaaccgtgCCACACACCGAGCGTCCCTGGAATAGGCACTGCCAGACGTCGAGCCCTCCGCCTGTAGCCGAGCTCGCCGTCCCCGTACCGAATCTGCCAATAAATAGGTCCAGTATATTCTGAATATTACGTGGATCGTTCCTCGGCGAATTATGAAATTCTAGCAGAATGTATGTATGCACAGTTTTGCAGTGTGATCCTTTTGTTTTTATATATTAACAATTTATTTACTATTTGTATGGTATAATTGTTATATTTTTCACATAAATTCAGTAAAAAGTGCCTTTAGTCATAGAAACATGGTTTTAGGTATATGAGCTCTCTAAACTTTAAAAACCCCTTTGAGGATCATATTTCAACTTTTTCTAGCATGTTTAATGGATATATAATTTTGAAAGTTGAACCATTAATCCTTGAAGTGGCTAGAAAATTACCTTTAATCATAGAAAATGGTTTTAGGTTTATGACCTCTCTCGATCTTGAAGAACCTTAGATATAATAGCCCCTGAGAGTGTCATATTAATATGTTTTTCCTAGCAACCGTGTGAATGGGGTAATTTTTTTTGCTAGGAAGGTTCTGGGAAAATTTATAAATTATCTATTGAATAGAGTAACCAACTTTAATTAATTTTGCACTTGTTTCATGAATTTAAAACACATGAAGTGTACCTGTAGCAATTGCATGAATAATGTAGGAAGTGACATGAAGTTCATTATTTCTTGAAAAAATTGGTTTTAAGCCTAGCACCATGTAATTTCTAGAAGAATTGTTATATAACTTTGAAAGTTATTTTAGCTATCTCCCCAACATGACATTATGATTTTACAATAGAAGTAAACTCTTAAGAAGTATGTCAACTATTTGATATCATACATAACATGAAGTTATGCAAAATTAATATGTTCTCTTGAAGAATCATATTGTGTTGCCACGTTGGCACCTTTGCAATTCAAGAAGAATATGCATAAACTCAATATAGAAAATATTATGCAATCAGAAGTTGTATAAACACGAAAGTGGAAGGGAAATAATGTATATTCCATAAGTAAATGTTAGGCTCAAGGGGAGATGGATTAAGACAAAGAAGTTTCGTACTCACCCTATAACCTATAAATAGAATTTCCTACATAAGTTGCATTATTAAGTTATATTCCTAAAGAATTTGGTTATAACTCATGAAGAGTAAGCACTTACCTTTTGCTTTAAGACCGAAAGTTTAGCATTAGTTTAAGAATCTTTACCAGGATAGAAAGGCAAATTAAACAAATTGGTGTTTCTTACCTCTGTATAGGTTCTTCTCACCTTATCTTGTGGCCACTTGCTTGTAGCAATTTTTACCTGTAGTCATTTTAATCTCATGGAATACATAAAAGAATTGCATACTGAATATTGTAAAAAAGATTTTGAATTGCCTATTTGATGAACATTTGAAATGATTTTTCCACTAAAGTCTCAAGGAACCATTTAGGTTGCAGTTAATGTGCATTGCGACCATGAAGGTAGAATGGAAATTTAATTTCCATGAAACACACTAACCAGGAATATATATACCTTTTAATTGAATTCAGAAGATTCAATTAGCCATGAAATTGTATATTACTCAACTATGTACTAAATACATAGGTCCCATAACTAGAAGTTTATTATACCCAAACCAAATTATTGTACACTAAATAGTACAACTATGTGAATTTCATATCATATCATGGATATACTAGTAGTATAATTTAATTCTAAGGAATATTTGAAATAATTCATAGATCATGCTTGAAGCATAGCATCACCTGAAGTGCAATTATGGTATGAAAAGGGGAAGAAATTTGGGACATAGTGACATGTGCATAATGtggataaaaaaataaattttataggCATGTCCCTAATCCTTTAATATTGTTGGTTTAGATCCTCATTCTGTTAGATTAATGGACAATCAACGTGCAAGTTGGTCCGTAGCCATAGTCACTGTAATGACTAAGCATGTAGCTCTGCGTAGCTTTGTAATCCTGATA
This sequence is a window from Setaria italica strain Yugu1 chromosome III, Setaria_italica_v2.0, whole genome shotgun sequence. Protein-coding genes within it:
- the LOC101761860 gene encoding uncharacterized protein LOC101761860; translation: MATTRRSLLVLLVVAVLATTAAAAVGDAPFVVACKKVALSRPGPGVKRLVITLGLYNQGAATAYDVSLNDGSWPREAFEIVSGSTSKIVEKLDPGATASHNFVLETKVQGRFQGSPAIIKYRVLTNDALQEAYSTPIFPLDILAETPPQRKFESAKRLVGKYGSLVSVVSFVGMFVYLVTSLSKSSAAKGSKEALNRYLTAIGLHPRIFTNFELPQCASVMK
- the LOC101768757 gene encoding vacuolar protein sorting-associated protein 60.1, which translates into the protein MKKIFGAKKNKDPPPTIQDATDRITKRGDTVDEKIKKLDAELARYKEQIKKTRPGPAQEAVKARAMRVLKQRRMYEGQRDMLYNQTYNLDQVAFASEGLKDAQQTMTAMKAANKELKGMMKTVKLEDIDSMQDEMMDLMDVSNEIQETLGRSYNVPDDIDEEELMGELDALEADMDFESESVPSYLQPDQESELNLPAAPTGHAAAPPHQQQEDELGLPTVPQASIRT